In Gigantopelta aegis isolate Gae_Host unplaced genomic scaffold, Gae_host_genome ctg6082_pilon_pilon:::debris, whole genome shotgun sequence, the genomic window AAGTGGTAGAAATGCATTATAATGTGGGgtgtataaaacaataaataaatagaaaattaattaaataaataaaaataagatatgATAATGTGTatcaaaaactaatttttactatttaccaacacattttatttatttacttttattaaattgaaaaatgttttcattaactattttttcttctaataaCAGCAATATTTTTTGAGAGGTAAACaaataatgttaatttcataaatttttaaaaacacatctgACATGTATAAAGTTCATAGATAACAATTTGactgaataaaatattgaattaatgTAGTAAAAGCACACTGTTTTCTTAGCACCGGTTAACACAACTTGCATGTCATAGTTGTCTGAACGAGCTCGTAGACTATAGTCCTATTCAATCGTTTAGACCCTAAGCTTTTTGCAAATGTCTTGCTGGCTTAGTCGGTCGGGCTGGAGACGTCGTCACAGAAGGAGCCGCATCCGTTAGTTAAGCTGCCGGTTTAGGCCACTAGGTACACGTTACCTCTCCTTCCTTTATCTcatcgccgtacaccaaagttcTTTGTTTCCTCTTCCTGTTCCCCCCTAGCTAGCCTTCTTTATggcgtcgccgtacaccaaagttcACCGTTTCCTCTTCCTGTTCCCTCCTAGTCTTCTTTATCTCTTCGGCGTACACCAAAGTTGTCCGTTTCCTCTTCCTGTTCCCTCCTAGTCTTCTTTATCTCTTCGGCGTACACCAAAGTTGTCCCTTTCCTCTTCCTGTTCCCTCCTAGTCTTCTTTATCTCTTCGGCGTACACCAAAGTTCACCGTTTCCTCTTCCTGTTCCCTCCTAGTCTTCTTTATCTCTTCGGCGTACACCAAAGTTGTCCGTTTCCTCTTCCTGTTCCCTCCTAGTCTTCTTTATCTCTTCGGCGTACACCAAAGTTCTCCGTTTCCTCTTCCTATTTCCTCCTAGTCTTCTTTATGGCGTCGCCGTACACCACAGTTCTCCGTTTCCTCTTCCTGTTCCCTCCTAGTCTTCTTTATCGCGTCGCCGTACACCACAGTTCTCCGTTTCCTCTTGCTGTTCCCTCCTAGTCTTCTTTATCGCGTCGCCGTACACCACAGTTCTCCCTTTCCTCTTCCTGTTCCCTCCTAGTCTTCTTTATGGCGTCGCCGTACGCCACAGTTCTCCGTTTCCTCTTCCTGTTCCCTCCTAGTCTTCTTTATcgcgtcgccgtacaccaaataTCTAGAGCGCACAAACGTCTTGTCTCATAACGATCAAAGTTGGGAGTGCTGTCATgattaaatgaaagaaagaaatgttttatttaacgacgcactcaacacattttatttacgtttatatgacgtcagacatatgattaaggactactcttttcgattagcagcaaggggtgtTCCATGCACCAGACAgtgtagtatataccacggcctttgatacaccaggcgtggtgcactggctggaacgagaaatagcccaatgggcccaccgacggggatcgatccgacaCTGATcgcgcatcgaacgagcgctgtaccactggtctacgtcccgcccctagtgttaaatgaaataaagaCAAGACACATtcgaatgaatgattgaatgaatgaatgtttaacgacaccccagcacgaaaaattcatcggctattgggtgtcaaactatgataagaCACAGTTGAGGTTAATCCTTTAATAGAATGACTAAATCTTAATTACTAAAGTCCATCCGATTTAGCAGACATGGGCAACTCGGGAAAACACGTGATACCTTGTCGGCTTGCGACGAGATCAAGTGAGtcagactggcctcggtggtgtcgtaattaagccatcggacataaggctggtaggtacagagttcgcagccaggtaccggctcccacccaaagcgagttttatcgactcaataggtaggtgtaagaccactacatcctcttctctctcactaacaactaaccctctgtcctggacagacagcccagatagctgaggtgtgtgcccaggacagcttgcttgaacgttaattggataaaagctcgaaaataaattgaaatgaaataaaagtatGCCAAGTAGCTGCAAGTGTGTGGGATGTAACTGCTACCTTTGGTGGTGAGCAGTTATTACACGTGGCATCTTTGAATTTATATTGTCTCTGTAAAGAAGTGTTTACATGTGTCGGATTctcgtttgttcctaatttacCCTGTCAGTGTCGGAAGGCGGGAATaccggtgtaatgaacagaatagcATTGCTTTGACGGTTTATTCCCGACAAATTGTGATCGGATAGTGTAAATGTCGTTGTGACGAggtgtgactatatatacacaacaaagaaaaacaaattgaacgaaggtctaaaagtctaaaagtccgatctatatctatatatttcctACCACTTCTAATGATCGTCACTCTAgaggttttcttgacgggatgcaaacAATCGCGTCTCTACAACCCATCTTGTCTCTACAACCCATCTCGTCTCTACAACCCATCTCGTCTCTCTCTGCAACCCATCTCATCtctgcaacccatctcgtctctACAACCCATCTCGTGACGTCTCAGCACCCCATCTCATCTCTACAAACCATATCATCTCTGCAACCCATTTCGTCTCTGCAACCCATTTCGTATCTACAACCCATCTCGTCTCTACAACCCATCTCGTCTCTCTCTGCAACCCATCTCATCTCTATAACCCATCTCATCTCTACAACCAATCTCGTCTCTACGACCCATCTCGTCTCTCTCTGCAGCCCATCTCGTCTCTCTCTGCAGCCCATCTTATCtctgcaacccatctcgtctctACAACCCATCTCATCTCTACAACCCATCTCGTCTCTCTCTGTAGCCCATCTCGTCTCTCTCTACAACCCATCTCATCTCTGCAACCCATCGCGTCTCTATAACCCATCTCGTCTCTACAACCCATCTCGTCtctgcaacccatctcgtctctACAACCCATCTCGTCTATCTATGCAACCCATCTCATCTCTACAACCCATGTCGTGACGTCTCAGCACCCCATCTCATCTCTGCAACCCATCTCATCTCTACAACCCATCTCATCGTCTCTACAACCTATCTCATCTCTACAACCCATCTCGTCTCTGCAACCCATATCGTCTCTACAACCCATCTCATCTCTACAACCCAACTCGTAGTCTCTACAACCCATCTCGTCTCTGCAACCCATCGCGTCTCTATAACCCATCTCGTCTCTACAACCCATCTCATCTCTctatgcaacccatctcgtctctACAACCCATCTCGTGACGTCTCAGCAACCCATCTCATCTCTGCAACCCATCTTATCTCTACAACCCATCTCGTCTCTACAACCCATCTCGTCTCTGCAACCCATCGCGTCTCTATAACCCATCTCGTCTCTACAACCCATCTCGTCTCTACAACCCATCTCGTCTCTCTCTGCAACCCATCTCATCTCTACAACCCATCTCGTCTCTACAACCCATCTCGTCTCTACAACCCATCTCGTCTCTCTCTGAAGCCCACCTCGTCTCTCTCTACAACCCATCTCGTCTCTCTCTGCAGCCCacctcgtctctctctctgcaaCCCATCTCATAtctgcaacccatctcgtctctGCAACCCATCTCATCTCTGCAACCCATCTCATCTCTACAACCCATCTCGTCTCTCTCTGTAGCCCATCTCGTCTCTCTCTACAACCCATCTCATCTCTGCAACCCATCGCGTCTCTATAACCCATCTCGTCTCTACAACCCATCTCGTCtctgcaacccatctcgtctctACAACCCATCTCGTCTATCTATGCAACCCATCTCATCTCTACAACCCATGTCGTGACGTCTCAGCACCCCATCTCATCTCTGCAACCCATCTCATCTCTACAACCCATCTCATCGTCTCTACAACCTATCTCATCTCTACAACCCATCTCGTCTCTGCAACCCATATCGTCTCTACAACCCATCTCATCTCTACAACCCAACTCGTAGTCTCTACAACCCATCTCGTCTCTGCAACCCATCGCGTCTCTATAACCCATCTCGTCTCTACAACCCATCTCATCTCTctatgcaacccatctcgtctctACAACCCATCTCGTGACGTCTCAGCAACCCATCTCATCTCTGCAACCCATCTTATCTCTACAACCCATCTCGTCTCTACAACCCATCTCGTCTCTGCAACCCATCGCGTCTCTATAACCCATCTCGTCTCTACAACCCATCTCGTCTCTACAACCCATCTCGTCTCTCTCTGCAACCCATCTCATCTCTACAACCCATCTCGTCTCTACAACCCATCTCGTCTCTACAACCCATCTCGTCTCTCTCTGAAGCCCACCTCGTCTCTCTCTACAACCCATCTCGTCTCTCTCTGCAGCCCacctcgtctctctctctgcaaCCCATCTCATAtctgcaacccatctcgtctctGCAACCCATCTCATCTCTGCAACCCATCTCATCGTCTCTACAACCCAACGAGtctgaactttaattggatatagttGAGTTAATATGGTGTGCTATCATATGTTAGAATACAAATGTCCAGTCAAATGTAGATTAATCCAGCCGATGTCATTATGtcgttaccggcctcggtggcgcagtggttaagccatcggactacaggctggtaggtacgaagttcgcagcccggtaccggctccaacccagagcgagttcttaaggtagtactaaaccaaataacttccggctgggtcaaagttcgaggtgcaccgaacttttgatagagaagtgaacaccacaagtcctgtgattggttataaatgtgagtgtgttggttgtaaaaaataatagtttcatctgggtaaaaaaaatatgcaattttatttcatctagtaccaatgtgtcaagtagccttgtgcttgaaacatgtatggggtacctgtaaaaaaaagtactcgaattttgtgcggaactagggtagtcatagacgctacccgttatctcagaaacgagcagcttgacccccaattttttctgattcactttaagtgtgagggatggtagtatttatatccgtggcgtttatgtcggttgatacgttgcaggtaggagttttagccacatatgttactattgtcgtctatgggatttgatttggtagtatacaccctatagcacatattcagtgcataataaaaaatattataattttgtcattttatttaattaaactatactggttgattaattagccttCACTCGGTCATGCAAGTTcacagtgaccttgacctttacaataatctctgtacatggctctgaatggagtttgaatcaaagttagcactgaagaaaagttggttttagcctataattcatactgtaaagatttcaataatttctttttacatggtatttgacttgccatatacaactgctcttaaatatggtattatatataaacaacctgaactaagattttaatagcaatttatttttatattaaaaatagcatgtgccaatagtgggttaatgtctttagtttccattaacattgttaattttttatgtatgaaattctgaaaactcaaatttgtaaagaacttgtttttattgtcattttgacatatttataggttgctaagttatattttagacaaatttgtagttttatacaaaatgtaaagtaaatttgaagaaaaactttaccaaaaacataattaaatttgttgtcactattgtgccatctgttcttatttgtacataacaataaggttgttaaacatatacttagatctccagatcatttttttttcttaataatcacttagttagctctcatgaaaagctttttgagtttatactagattcagaacaagttttttcagatttgattatctggcttggattaagttgataatttattttattgttaaagctgtattaccaaatgttactagctaaataaaatgctggattacagattgtaggaatacatctaatatacatattgtattcatccggattagaaaataatgcaagaaaatagatgttcaggtaattttgtcatttaaaattagtttttttcagtaattaatcaaaaataaatgtgtgaaagctgcatgataattccagatatctcaactattaaaaccttcaactacagtaggctataaataaaatatagtcaggaatattggtggttgccaatggttttgatggttcattatgaaaatcagcatggccgatggatttgaaattcccacacctggtaacttgaagacacccacacccagcatacaggatttcctcccaacactaatgttcaggacattaagtcattacttcatataGGTACAGTCATGTTAGTGTTTCCTCCGTCagacaatgtatttttttaatactgatatttctttgatgtgcctgttaaggtcttcataatctaggggtcaatcaagtgcatgtgttttaatgggattctttaaaggggtagaggtactttGACTATCtgtgttgtctctacatatatacctgagtacacacacccatctgaaagtaaatatcttcaggagttttattttcaaacattttgttgtttaatatgacatattgcatttgtacaaaactatatgcaatatatatgctttttgaggtgtacattatattaggttgcactgtagaaacaacagtttcagtgaggttgtcagtttatgtcagaatacaccagatcctggttgtcataaagaaaacatagctggacactttttgaaaaaatgtatgttatcagtataggtagtactaaaccaaataacttccggctgggtcaaagtttgaggtgcaccgaacttttgacagagaagtgaacaccacaagtcctgtgattggttataaatgtgagtgtgttggttgtaaaaaataatagtttcatctgggtaaaaaaaaatatgcaattttatttcatctagtaccaatgtgtcaagtagccttgtgcttgaaacatgtatggggtacctgtaaaaaaaagtactcgaattttgtgcggaactagggtagtcatagacgctacctgttatctcagaaacgagcagcttgacccccaattttttctgtttcactttaagtgtgagggatggtagtatttatatccgtggcgtttatgtcggttgatacgttgcaggtaggagttttagccacatatgttactattgtcgtctatgggatttgatttggtagtatacacccttaagggctctcttctctcttactaaccactaacaattaacccactgtcctggacactgtgctggaaccttaattggatataagcacgaaaataagttgacatgaaATGAATTATATATGAGGGGTGCTGAAATTGGAGGGCACGACGGATGGACTGActggggggtgtgggggtgtggttggggtggtggtggtgggggggggatggggtaCTCCACCAGAATTTAGGGTTAAGACgcttaggcgtaggcggtttagGCCGTAGGGTGAGGTAGGATTGTCGGGGGGCTTGCCCCCTCTCCCTTACTTTCGCGCTTCCCTCTCCCCTTATTTCGGTCACACCCTAGTTACCGATATGCTCGGTACCCCTCCTTTAAATACTGttaattgttaaaaagaaaaacctaATAACAACTTCCTGT contains:
- the LOC121366524 gene encoding uncharacterized protein LOC121366524, with product MGYRDAMGCRDEMGCRDYELGCRDEMGCRDDMGCRDEMGCRDEIGCRDDEMGCRDEMGCRDEMGDEMGYRDAMGCRDEMGCRDYELGCRDEMGCRDDMGCRDEMGCRDEIGCRDDEMGCRDEMGCRDEMGC